DNA from Hypanus sabinus isolate sHypSab1 chromosome 31, sHypSab1.hap1, whole genome shotgun sequence:
GacaccttcctttccaatcctgaagaaggatctctgcCCAacacattgacagtttattcatttccacagatgctgcctgacctgctgagttcctccagcattttgtgtgtgttgctctggatttccagcatctgcagaatcccctgTGTTTCCAATTCCTTTACCCTGTGCTCCCTAGAACATGATTTCACAGTAACAGTGGTCATCAAACTTAGATTAACAGCTTAGAATGATTCATTAAATCTTGTTATCAGCATGTTAAACATTACCGGACATCACATACAAAAGACTGCGTGCGGGTTTAGGCATCAATTTCCAGCAGAGTCTGCCTCAGTACATCTGGTCTGCCCTTCTGCTGCACAGACATGGCTTTTGGGGACCTCTTGGAGATGGTTGGAGACCTGGGGAAGTTCCAAGCCATCCACATTGCCCTACTGTCATTTCCGGCCATGTTCACAGCCTGTCACAATCTGCTCCAGAACTTCGTGGCTGCTGTTCCCGACCACCGGTGCAGGGTGCAGCTGGGAGATGAGGGCTTGAGGTACCTCAACGTGACGGAGGAGCCACTGAGGGAGGAGTTTCTCCGGGTGTTCCTGCCCCTGGACGAGGAAGGGAGGCCGGACAAGTGCCGCATGTACACCTCCCCACAGTGGCATCTCCTGGGCACCAACGAGACACAGGGCAACGGGAGCCAACCTGACACACAGGCGTGCACCGATGGGTGGGTGTACGACCGCTCCCAGTTCACGTCGACGATCGTGACAGAGGTACGTCTGGAAATGCCCCCCTCACTTCTAGGAGATGGTGTACTGAAGGGGGTGGCTCAACGGAATTAACAGAATGCGCGGtgacacaatgctttacagcgccagagacccgggttcaattcccgccatagtctgtgaggagtttgtccgttctccccgtgaccgcgtgggtttcctgccGCAATGCAAAGACGTGTGGGTTAGTAGGGTAATTGTCacacgggtgtaattgggcagcacagggtCCGTGTCCTCAGTGACGGTCGGTTCTGCCCTTGTTTCGGCAGTGGGACCTCGTGTGTGATCGGAAGTCTCTGAAGCGGATGGTGCAGTCGATCTACATGGCCGGACTGCTGATCGGAGCCTGTGTCCTGGGCAGACTGTCCGACAAGtaagttcaaagttccaagtctatttattatcaaaatatggatGCCACAAACAATGgtgagattcgtcttcttgctGGGAGCCACAGAACACAAGAAGCACACTAGAATCCACGTTAAAACCCCACAGCACAGCGACAGTCACACATCCAAATCACTCAAAGGGCAACGTGGAGACGGTTTGATCTCTGGATAAACTCAGTGGGGCAAACAGCatctgggggggaggggaagcagctgcTGAATGAGAGTGTTTAAGCTgctgtgtggtctaaccagagttttatcgagctgaaacattaccttgagactcttgaactcaatcccctgactgatGAACACAACACACcaaaagccttcttaaccaccataTGAACATGTGTGGAAACTTTGAGGAAACTAGACGTGGGGGAAATGGCTAATACTGGAGGTTACGCTTTTAGGGTGATTagtggaaagtatagggggatataGAAAGCTTAgcaacacccacccctccccagcatCGATCAGGGTCACTTGGAGCCCTGAAAacagtggtggatggtcatacgagcagctCATGCCtcagaagtcctggttatgcgactacTGACTATCTGAAGAGTATGggtaacggctggggtcacccgtcttgtgaagGCACCGCCAAGGAGAAGACAGTGGCAAACCACTCctacagaaaaatttgccaagaacaatgatgGGAAAGGTCATGACGGCCCACTTCACACGGCACGGCACAAAATGACGGTGATGATAGGCAGGGCGGTGAATGTCTGAGGTAAGATTTTTTACACCAAATGGAGGGTATACACAGCCTGTACAGGGAGATACATTCAGGAAGTTTCAGAAACTCTttgatagggacatggatgatagaaaatctggagggctatgtgggagggaagggttagactgatcttggacTGGGTTGAGGGTCAGTACAACAGGATGGGCCgatgggtctgtactgtgctgtaatgttctgttttCTATGACAGTTCTGGAACCGTTCAGACTCCCGGATAGTATCAGTCGAACATCACACAGTCATTCAGACATTAACCACATCACCAGGACCAGACAGCCACTTACCAACGCTCTCCTGTCACGTCAGCGTGGGCTCCTGGTCTCCGGTGTTTACCCAATGCTTCTCGCCCGTCAGGTTTGGCCGTCGGACCCTGCTGCAATGGTCGTACTTGCTGCTCGCCGTGTCGGGGACGTGTGCAgcgttctcctcctccttcccgcTCTTCTGCTTCTGGAGATTTCTGTCGGGGGTCAGTTTGTCAGGCGTCATCATGAACAGCGTATCTCTCAGTGAGTAAACAGTCGCCTCGGAATAGAAGGATATTcccttaagaacagagatgagcagggatttcttcagccagagggtggtgaatctgtggaattcattgaaaatACAACATTAGCGTTCACTTCCAGAGGGCTAGAACATAAAAGGAAGGTTAAAATcctgagaatttataaagcattggtcagaccgcacttggagtgttGCAAGAATTTGGGACCTTAACTAAGAtaagatgtgctgaaattggagaggttccagatgaTGTacaggagaatgattccaggaatgaaagggttaatgcatgaggggTGTTTGGTGCctttgggcctgtaatcacttgaggttagaagaatggggggatctcactgaatccgATCGGATAtcgaaaggccgagatagagtggacatgaagaggatgttcccaatagtgtgagagtctcggaccagagggaactgcctcagaacagagggacatccctttaaaacagagataaggaggaatttctttaggagagggtggagaatctgtggaattccttatcACAGTAAGATGTGCGTGCCAAGTTGTTgggttatttaaagcagagtatgATAGGTTTTTCATTAAACAGGGGATTAAAGGTTACGGCGAGAAGTTGGGAGACTGGGATGGAGGGAAAAATCAGCCTTcactgaatggtggaacagacttgatgggccaaatggtctcattTAGTGGTTTAATGATTCAAGTATGTATACAgtgtacagcctgaaattcttagtCTTCACAGACACCCATGAAACAGAGAGAAAacttccaaagaatgaatgacagggaAAAGTTAGAACAACAAAGCtcgcccctcccccctcccaggcATTATCAGCAGCAAGAGCATCAACCCTTCCGCCTCCTTCTCCCCGTTTGCTCCAACGAAAGCATCAACCCCCTCCCACCATCAGTGACCATAAACTTCCATCCATCCCAACACTTTGAAATCTCAGGCAGGCTCCCTGTCACTCGCGAAGGAGGGAGATATGGCCCCTACCACAGTGAGATGACAGACCAACAGCTCTCTATTTCCCTCTGTATTACAATCTGCTGCGTCTCTTGTCCGAGCTCCCGACTCAAGGAGCAGCCATCCCTCACTCAGAATCAAGATGGAGACAGTGCTTGCTTGCGTGCAGAGGCTTTCTTTCAACATAGCGTGCACCACTTCCTGGCTGTCTCGATATTTCGATCTCCTGCAATGCTTCAGTCAGCGAGAGCAGCGAGGAAACGGGTCCACGGGGCCGCACCCGAGAGACGCACGTTTTTCAGGAGGAAGCGCCAGGCTGCAAGGTGTCGCCCCAGTCCGCAAACACCGCTGGCGCCATCTCCTCCCACAACCTGATATAACCAATGGTCTAATGACTCACTCACAGGGATGGGACCCTCTGTAACGTAGAGGGgtttgaagaaatttctccctCTCAACCTTCATGACTGACCAGCCACTTCCAGTGATATCACGCTGTTCTTCAATTCCCACAGAAATCAATCAGTCTCTGCTTTGAGCGTCCCGTCACCGATAACTAGACTCTGTAAACTCTCTCGTTCCTCGATCAGACTTTCTTTACCcatgcacaaggagaacagcccCGGTCCCTGTCACCAAAGTGTTGTCGCGTCAGAACAGAAAATGCCATTGTTATGCAGAATTGACTCGCGGTCACGGATACAGACCGTTTGGTAAACTGCGTATAGTCAGGTTCCTTCCTTGCAAGATCAATTGCCGTTGTGGTTTTAAAGTCAATAGAAACTACAAGCTGACCGATGATAACCTGAAGTTTGTAAATCAATTGTGCCTTCCTTGGTGTGTGTGTTTCACACCCTAATCTCATCTCCTGTGAAATGTCTCCAGTCCCCTGCTATGCACAGGGAAGCGATGCTCTGCAAGACCTTTCTTTCCCGGGATCTCTGCACTCCATCCTTGCCTGGATATTATGTTAACTCTTGCCTTACCATAGCTCCCTCAGGATTATGGCCAGTGTAGATGGGCAACAGCCATAACACTCTCAACCGGCACTTTTGACCCTGACATTCTTAAAATTAGGGTGGAGGGGTGCAGAtacatctctgccaaaggaggtgttccTTCCaccagcctgtaggtcacccttgggcaaggtgtggcacctactttacccccccccccccccgatcagggtcacgtgaagccatggggcaggtggtgggtggtcgtatgagcaggTGGTTcagatcacaggtcctggttatgcgaccactgacgccaggcagattatctctgcagagtattgataggagaggagggtggagtgAGACGTAAAGGGGAGGGGGGTTGAGGATGGCAGGTGTCGACGGTGTGGGGAGCAGAGATGGGCCGGTAGAGAGTCCGCCCTCTCTACCGTCGGAGGGGAATCGCGGAGGTGGGGGAAGAGGCTCGGACTTTGATTTATTTGCTGTCTCTCCCCACTTTCCACTTAGAGGTTGAATGGACACCGACCAGATTTCGACCTCCTGTTGCCATGTGTGGTTCCTTCTGTTACACGTTTGGTCAGGTCTTACTGCCCGGGATCGCCTACGGCATCAAAGATTGGTGTTGGATACAGCTCTCGGTCTCCGTCCCATTCTTTGTCTTCTTCCTTTATTCCTGGTAAAGTCCAATGCCACTCGTCTCTTGATTACTCGAATCAAAAGTCACCACTGTGAGTCTGCCATATTTATTCCCTTTAGAGCTACGACACGGTAACAGCCCCTTCCGGGCCAATGGGACACGAAGCCCAATTATATGCATGTCACAAATTCACCTACTAACTTGGGAGGAAACCATATCATCCGGATGAAACCCATGTGCCACGGGGAGAATGGCACGTACAAATCCTTACGGAcaacggcgggaattgaaccccgggtcGCTGGGAGCTAACCACTACTATCTCAGTCCGCTGGGAGCTGGGACACAGGGAGAGTTTCAGGGGCAATAATGAAAATGGTCAATTAAACAAGGAACAGTAACATCAGGGCTTTATCAGTCCACAGTGAGATTCCACAGAACCGCTGATAATCAAAAATCCTGTCTCATTGTGTTCAATTTAAATACCAGAGCCCAATTTCCCACACTCTCCTTAAataccgggaccccatttcccaccttctgagtgaagaaattctcctTAAAtatatcacctttcacccttaacccacgatctctggttgtagtcccacccaacctcagtggaaaaagcctgcttgcatttaacctatcaatgcccctcataattttgcatagcatcctctatgagatctccccgcattctcctacgctccagggaataaagtcctaacccccTCAGTcttcccctataactcaagtcctgcgTTCTTTCAATCAACCTGCAATGAGTTATCACCCTTGCTGTCACAGGTGGCTCTCGGAGTCGGCCCGATGGCTCATCGTGAACGGCAAGGAACACGTTGCTCTGAAGCAGCTGAAGAGGGCGGCGAAGGTGAATGGCCGGGAGGCAGAAGGGGAGAGGCTCACTGTTGAAGTAAGCACCATTCCCGGAAACGGATCCTACTGGCGTGCCCGATCTGGCCTCCATGGCACCTTAACTCTGGCACACAGCCGGTGTTTGATGGCGGGGTAGTGCAGCGGTTTGTCCAACGATTTACAGAGACGGTGATTCGGGTTTGATTCacgccgctgtctgtaaagagttctccctgtaactctgtgcacttcctccgggagctccagtttcctcccacatcccaacgaCGTACAGGTGTATTGTGGGTCGGTTAATGTTGGCGCCGGTTCCGTGAACGGCgccatttgcgtcaatgaccaaatCCAATGACCAATGAGCAATCAAAGCGAGTGTCACCACGCTTCCTGTgctaacataacatgcccacaactcactaaccctaagccACACTGctctggaatgtgtgaggaaaccggagcacccggaggaaactccgtccatagctgctgcctgacctgcagatttcctccagcattttgtgtacagcGATGACTACGTTTGCATTTTTCATTCTGACCGACACCATGTGTTCCACAGATTCTGAAGGCGAGTGTGGAGAATGACCAGCTCACTGCCAAGAAGCAGAGTGTGTTGGATCTGTTCCGGACACCAGTGATGCGACGGATCACCTGTTGTATGATGGTGGTTTGGTGAGTGAGCTTCTTTATCCTTGGACCTGGACAGTGACCACAAACACAAGGGATTCAgtaaacgctggaaatccagagcaacacacacacaaaatgctggagcagttcagcaggtcagacagcagctatggagtggaataaacattCTGCGCTTCAGGCCGAGGcagttcatcaggactggaaaggacgcaggaagaagacagaataagatgTAGGGGTGTGGAAACTgtaagaagctgggtggtgattggtggaagagttaaagggctgaagaagaaggaatctgataggagtggagagtcagccatgggagaaagagaaggaggagaggtgatgggtaggtgaggagaagacaaGGGTTGAGAGaggaaccagaatgaggaatggaaaaagacagATGGTGCGAGGGGAAGAAGTTATCTTAAAATTGAGAAATCTATGtttatgctgtcaggttggaggctacctatatATATAGAGTATACCTATATATAGAGAGTATACCATAGTATATAGTCAAAATACtacatagacatccacagcatagtaaattttaaattgtcccattcacgGCTAAAGACTTAATCACTGTGgagaatttcttactcttgtgggataacgtctttcctcACAAGGGGGAAGAGAGTCATTCTGGTTCAGTGTCAGTGCTGACGTTGCTCGCAGTGCCTTCTTTAGACGAtggacaaacctttctgccaagaCATTTGTAGCTGGGAGGTACGGTACAGATGTAACATGTCTTACCAGGAAGGACTGAAACCGTTCTGAACCAATCTGTGGTCCGTTGTCACTAAGTGTTCTGGAGAAggggcttctcaacacatcagtgTGTGAGGCTGTTGGGAACACTTCAGGCCActctgtagctgcatccactCCTCCCCAGAAATTTGTTCCTAAGAATgctctggcaaaatccacatgaatcctctgtcagggcaatgcaggccTTTCCCAGGGACGGGGAGGTGAGCTCTTGGCATCGTCTAgacatgttggcatcctgaacagcgcACGGCAAGCTGTTCGATCTGGTGATCTGTCCCAGGCCACcggacaaagcttcaagccaatcctccattttgaccacacctagatgactggcatgtagctccATTCAGACTTCAGCTTGCATGGTACAAGTCTCTGTCCCCACACAAGGCAACACACAGCAAGAGCAAGTTCATCCTGGCTCTGGTAATTACAGGGGATCTGGAATTTCTGTTACACATTCCAGCCATTGTGGATACCCTGGGACAGGAGACAGTGGGGGTCTTTTCTGCTTCCCCTTTGAACCGTCTCTGCCGTAATAGGGAGACTTCCAATTCGCATGAGGGAGAATATGTCATGAGGAGTGTCCGCTTTTGTAAatgtttcaggtatttccttttccgagGGTAAACGGGACAATCCGTCAGCATTTCCATGGTTAGTTGTCCTTGTGAATTTGATCTTGCCCtttaagaaacagagcccatctctgcatttgtgctgctgttgTTACTGGGACACCCTTCTGTGGGTTGAAAATGGACACCGGTGGTCGATGATCAGTAACGAGGATAAActgtctcccatacaagtactggttgaaatgttttacatccCAAACCaggctcaaggcctctctgtcaatctgggTGTAATTTTTCTCTTTATCGGTACActgtaatgatttgatcagtatggacagtatgcaagacaggcTTTTCACTGGCTCTCCGTAACAAGTTTCAAACACACATGCATACAAAGTGAAGCTGTGCCAGAGCTATGCTCTGTCCACACTCCTACACGGGTCAGAATGCTGGCCCACAACAGAGAACGACCCCGCCAAGCTGTCGTCATTCCACACCACGAGCCTCCGGAAGACCCTCcgtattttctggccaagaaagatctccaaacaagaggacatggccaccATCATCATGGGGAAACGTTGGAGGTGGATTGGGCACGTGATGAGACGAGAGGCCACCTCCACCACCAACACAGCACTTCACTGGAGCCTCAAACGGTGGAAGGTATGTGTGAGGCTAAAGACAACTTGGCTCCATACTGTCGAGGCAGAAAAGAGGACCCCGAACCACACcaggggcacaatagagaagatggccaaagaTGGACAGAGGTGGAAGTTCTTCATTGCTGACCTAAACCCCAGAAGCATAACTGCCAGTAACTATTACTACGatgcactcacacactctctctcatacacacatgcacgcgcacacatacacacacacttacacattcAGAGGCACACATACTCATacgcacacgctcacacacactcaagcacgcacacatgcacacaagtTCACACGCGCAAACATTCCCAATACACACAGTCGTATACACTTGCACACACTAAAGTACACACACTCGCATGCACACTCACATCCCTGAGCTCTGTGCAATGATTTGCTGGACTTTCTGATCATTGCTGATCTCCTCCAGTTTTATCCGCATCTCACCCATTGTGCATATTCTATACCGATATTCCCTCTGCCTTTCCTTGTACAGGAGGGAGGCTCTCAGCGTGGGTCCCCATCCTCATTTCTCCTGACTTTAAATAATTATCACCTTCCCGCTGAAGAATTTTGATGGTCTTTGTATCTCCGTTTCTCACGCTCTACTCATTTTCCTCAGTACCCGTGCCTCAGTGTGTGTCGGTTCAGAAAGATGAAACATTTCCATTGCCTTATTAGATGCATCAGTACAGTGAGACACCAGTGTCCTCAACCATCTActtgagccctctggtcctaaattgGCCCACTCTAATGCTGTTCCATAAACCCCCTGGAACACAGTCATAACGGAATACAAATGCAGTGGATGTTCATGTCTCCTCCGGTAACATCTGGCCAGCACATCTACGGGTTTCTACTTCCTTTTGGAGGCTTCTGTGTTCCCTTCTAACATATCTCGCTCAGCTTCAGCTTTCTGCCGACATCCGTTTTCTGTTTCTGGTCTGCGTCGTTCTGCCTTGGCATTCTGTCGTAATTCTATCAAATCCACAATTAAACAGGCAACTGCAGTTGTTTTGTGTAATTGTTTGAACTTCCTGCCCGACAGCTTCTCTTGGGCAATTTTCCACAGGACATGCCCAGCAGTTTTCCCTTCACAGCCAGAATGACCAGTTAACTCCTCATATTACGGTCACCTCCCCAACTtcttttttctatcatccatgtgtctgtctaagagtttcttaaatgctgctaatgtacctgtctctaccactacctctggcagggtgttccacacacccaccactctgtgtgaaaacctacctctgactttAATCCAACTTCTCTGCTCCCTTTACACCCGCCACTGCGCTGCCGCACACAGCTCCAACCTGCTGATCAAACTCGCATTGATGGGCCTCATTTCTAGCGATTACAAGTCAGCCACCAGAGGAGAGGTTGGCACCCTGACACAGTTGTGCCAAGATAACAATCTATCCCTCGATGTCCAAAAAaataaaagagctgattgtggatgacaGGAGGAACAGAGGCAGGCTCGCCCCAGTCAACGTCAATGGGACTGCAGCTGAGAGGGTGAGTGGTTTCAAGAAGGTtccacctggactgtacacactggctCTGTGGCAGAAAAAAtcacaacagtgtctcttccacctcagatgactaaagaagttcagcatgagccTCCAAATCCTCAAGAGGTTCCACAGgggcaccactgagagcatcctgactggctgcaccacagccTGGAGCCGGAACTGGACAAACCGCGATCGCTCGGCACAGCAGAGTGGTACggatagcccagcacatctgtggatgtgaacgtccctctatagaaccatagaacacttcagccctccatgttgtgccgacccatataatcttaaagtactaaacccacattacCCCATACCccatatttttctttcatccatgtgcctgttcaagaggctcttaaatacccctgatgttttagcctccaccaccatccctggaaagtcattccaggcactcaacaaccctctgtgtaaaaaacttacccctgatgtctcccctaaacttccctcccttaattttgtacatatgccctctggagtttgctattggtgccctgggaaacaggtactgactatccaccctatctatgcctctcataatcttgtagacctctatcaagtcccctctcattcttctatgctcc
Protein-coding regions in this window:
- the LOC132384090 gene encoding solute carrier family 22 member 6-A-like — translated: MAFGDLLEMVGDLGKFQAIHIALLSFPAMFTACHNLLQNFVAAVPDHRCRVQLGDEGLRYLNVTEEPLREEFLRVFLPLDEEGRPDKCRMYTSPQWHLLGTNETQGNGSQPDTQACTDGWVYDRSQFTSTIVTEWDLVCDRKSLKRMVQSIYMAGLLIGACVLGRLSDKFGRRTLLQWSYLLLAVSGTCAAFSSSFPLFCFWRFLSGVSLSGVIMNSVSLKVEWTPTRFRPPVAMCGSFCYTFGQVLLPGIAYGIKDWCWIQLSVSVPFFVFFLYSWWLSESARWLIVNGKEHVALKQLKRAAKVNGREAEGERLTVEILKASVENDQLTAKKQSVLDLFRTPVMRRITCCMMVVWFSTSFAYYGLSIDLQGFGVDIYLIQLIFGAVDFPAKITAFLTLSLIGRRITQGTSLILAGSVVLAIAVLPKELQTVRTSLAAFGKGCLSAAFTCCFLYANELYPTVVRQTGIGLIGTMARLGAMVAPIVRMTGDYIPFLPSLIYGGATVITGLTAFLLLETRNMPLPETIDDVENSKKSSKRVSKLRNEDVPLQDAQASLMKQTV